In a genomic window of Amycolatopsis japonica:
- the otsB gene encoding trehalose-phosphatase, with translation MTAEALPAELRRAIVQVARTPRLLVACDYDGTLAPITANPDEARPLPESVGALRSLAGLHETTTAVISGRALRDLATLSRLPAEVNLVGSHGSEFDIGFIHALDDKARELHRRLEAELENLVLDVPGVSLEVKPASIAVHVRRAEHEAGRRVLRDVHNGPSKWEGVSTTDGKEVVELAVVQTDKGRALDTLRHQVGATAAVFLGDDVTDEKAFARISGPDLGVKVGDGESLAQYRVPDTVDVAMALAFLLEERRNWLYGEQAPPIERLSLLANERSVALVTPDARLTWLCHPGPDAPAIFADLLGGAGAGHFSIKPHRNGLPLGQRYLPNTMTVETRWSRLLVTDYLEPESPAHRTDLVRVISGETAAEIVFAPRPEFGGVPVTLLAQSDGILVQGTSEPFALRSPGVEWEITSDGMNDTATALVTPSPENPVVLELRCGTSDLSEHELSEMERRTRAGDYWSTWARTLKLPSVQTDLVGRSALTLRGLVNTDTGGVLAAATSSLPEEIGGVRNWDYRYCWIRDAAMTVRELVHLGSTEEAEGYLRWLHGVLSTLAGPERLHPLYTLAGSVIGAEAVIESLPGYAGSRPVRVGNLANHQVQLDVFGPVVELVQTLAEARGELRDEDWQMVRAMAEAVTRRWNEPDHGIWEERHVPRHRVYSRVMCWVTIDRAVKLGEVYGRAVPGAWPSLRDEIAADVLEKGWNEEVQAFTTAYDGTDLDAASLFVGLTGLIDPADPRFQSTVTAIEAELRSGSTVYRYRRDDGLPGGEGGFHICAAWLIEAYLLTGRRTEAEELFTQIVDAAGPTGLLPEQFDPIAERSLGNHPQAYSHIGLIRCANLLSQ, from the coding sequence TTGACCGCCGAGGCACTGCCCGCCGAGCTGCGGCGTGCGATCGTTCAGGTCGCGCGCACCCCGCGGCTGCTGGTCGCCTGCGACTACGACGGCACGCTGGCTCCGATCACGGCCAACCCGGACGAAGCCCGTCCCCTGCCCGAATCGGTAGGTGCGCTCAGGTCGCTGGCCGGCCTGCACGAGACGACCACCGCGGTCATCTCCGGCCGCGCGTTGCGTGATCTCGCCACTCTTTCCCGCCTTCCGGCCGAGGTGAACCTGGTCGGCAGCCACGGATCCGAGTTCGACATCGGCTTCATCCACGCGCTCGACGACAAGGCCCGCGAACTCCACAGACGGCTCGAGGCCGAGCTGGAGAACCTGGTGCTCGACGTGCCGGGTGTCTCGCTCGAGGTCAAACCCGCGAGCATCGCGGTGCACGTCCGCCGCGCCGAGCACGAGGCCGGACGACGAGTCCTCCGCGATGTCCACAATGGACCTTCGAAATGGGAGGGCGTCTCGACGACCGACGGCAAGGAGGTCGTCGAGCTCGCGGTCGTCCAGACGGACAAGGGCCGCGCGCTGGACACCCTGCGCCACCAGGTCGGTGCGACGGCGGCGGTCTTCCTCGGCGACGACGTCACCGATGAGAAGGCGTTCGCCCGGATCTCCGGCCCGGACCTCGGCGTGAAGGTCGGCGACGGCGAAAGCCTGGCCCAGTACCGGGTTCCGGACACGGTCGACGTCGCGATGGCGCTCGCGTTCCTGCTCGAAGAGCGGCGCAACTGGCTCTACGGCGAGCAGGCCCCGCCGATCGAGCGGCTTTCCCTGCTGGCCAACGAACGTTCGGTCGCGCTGGTCACGCCGGACGCCAGGCTGACCTGGCTGTGCCACCCCGGCCCCGACGCGCCCGCGATCTTCGCGGACCTGCTCGGCGGTGCCGGCGCGGGCCACTTCTCGATCAAGCCGCACCGCAACGGCCTGCCGCTCGGGCAGCGTTACCTGCCGAACACGATGACCGTCGAGACCCGCTGGTCGCGCCTGCTCGTCACCGACTACCTCGAACCGGAGAGCCCCGCGCACCGCACGGATCTCGTCCGGGTGATCTCGGGTGAGACGGCGGCGGAGATCGTGTTCGCGCCGCGGCCCGAATTCGGCGGCGTCCCGGTGACGCTGCTCGCCCAGAGCGACGGGATCCTGGTGCAGGGCACCTCGGAACCGTTCGCGCTGCGCTCGCCCGGCGTCGAGTGGGAGATCACCTCCGACGGTATGAACGACACCGCGACGGCGCTCGTCACTCCCTCCCCGGAAAACCCGGTGGTGCTCGAACTCCGTTGCGGCACTTCGGATCTCAGCGAGCACGAACTGTCCGAAATGGAGCGACGGACGCGCGCGGGCGACTACTGGAGCACCTGGGCACGGACGCTCAAGCTGCCCAGCGTCCAGACCGACCTCGTCGGCCGCTCGGCGCTCACCCTGCGCGGGCTGGTGAACACTGACACCGGCGGCGTGCTCGCGGCGGCGACGTCCTCGCTGCCGGAGGAGATCGGCGGCGTCCGCAACTGGGACTACCGCTACTGCTGGATCCGCGACGCGGCCATGACCGTGCGCGAACTGGTCCACCTCGGCTCGACCGAAGAGGCCGAAGGCTACCTCCGGTGGCTGCACGGCGTTCTGTCCACTTTGGCCGGTCCGGAACGGCTGCACCCGCTGTACACCTTGGCGGGCAGCGTGATCGGCGCTGAAGCGGTCATCGAATCGCTGCCCGGATACGCCGGTTCGCGGCCGGTCCGCGTCGGCAACCTGGCGAACCACCAGGTACAGCTGGACGTGTTCGGCCCGGTCGTCGAACTCGTGCAGACGCTGGCCGAGGCGCGCGGTGAACTGCGCGACGAGGACTGGCAGATGGTGCGCGCGATGGCCGAGGCCGTCACGCGACGCTGGAACGAGCCGGACCACGGCATCTGGGAGGAACGGCACGTGCCGCGCCACCGGGTGTACTCGCGGGTGATGTGCTGGGTGACCATCGACCGGGCGGTGAAACTGGGCGAGGTCTACGGCCGCGCGGTGCCGGGCGCGTGGCCTTCGCTGCGCGACGAGATCGCCGCGGACGTGCTGGAGAAGGGCTGGAACGAAGAGGTCCAGGCCTTCACCACCGCCTACGACGGAACGGACCTCGACGCCGCTTCGCTGTTCGTCGGGCTGACCGGGCTGATCGACCCGGCCGACCCGCGCTTCCAGTCCACGGTGACCGCGATCGAGGCGGAACTGCGCAGTGGGTCCACCGTGTACCGGTATCGCCGCGACGACGGCCTTCCCGGCGGCGAGGGCGGTTTCCACATTTGCGCGGCCTGGCTCATCGAGGCGTACCTGCTCACCGGGCGGCGCACCGAGGCCGAGGAACTGTTCACGCAGATCGTCGACGCGGCGGGCCCGACCGGCCTGCTGCCCGAGCAGTTCGACCCGATCGCGGAACGCTCGCTGGGCAACCACCCGCAGGCGTACTCGCACATCGGGCTGATCCGGTGCGCGAACCTGCTTTCCCAGTAG
- a CDS encoding sialidase family protein — translation MEFQLGIGTRKGLFLARSEDRENWELSEPKFPMEAVRAVALTPGKVYAAAVNEHFGPTIATSEDFGETWSEPDHAPVAFPADTETALEGIWQIVLAGDVVYAGVEPSALFRSEDGGGTFELVRGLWDHEHRPHWTPGGGGQMIHTILPHPTDSRRITVAMSTGGVYRTEDGGKSWTASNRGISAGFLPDEEPEFGQCVHKVAMHPARPERFFLQNHGGVYRSDDDAKTWKSIAGGLPNDFGFAMVVHPTEPDTVYNFPLVADVLRFPPEGRCRVYRSEDAGETWTGLGNGLPDKGFYAGVLRDGMCVDARDGIYFGTRSGEVWAGPDGGDTWHQVAAHLPDVLCVRAQVV, via the coding sequence GATGGAGGCGGTGCGCGCGGTCGCGCTGACTCCCGGCAAGGTCTACGCGGCCGCGGTCAACGAACACTTCGGACCGACGATCGCGACGTCCGAGGACTTCGGCGAGACCTGGTCCGAACCCGATCACGCCCCGGTCGCCTTCCCCGCCGACACGGAGACCGCGCTCGAAGGCATCTGGCAGATCGTGCTCGCCGGGGACGTCGTCTACGCCGGTGTCGAGCCGTCCGCGCTGTTCCGGTCCGAGGACGGCGGCGGGACCTTCGAACTCGTGCGCGGGCTGTGGGACCACGAGCACCGTCCACACTGGACACCCGGTGGCGGCGGCCAGATGATCCACACGATCCTGCCGCATCCCACGGATTCCCGGCGGATCACCGTCGCCATGTCTACGGGTGGCGTGTACCGGACCGAGGACGGCGGCAAGAGCTGGACGGCGTCGAACCGCGGGATCAGCGCGGGATTCCTGCCCGACGAGGAACCCGAATTCGGGCAATGCGTGCACAAGGTCGCGATGCATCCGGCGCGGCCCGAACGGTTCTTCCTGCAGAACCACGGCGGTGTCTACCGCAGCGACGACGACGCGAAGACGTGGAAGTCCATCGCCGGCGGCCTGCCGAACGACTTCGGATTCGCCATGGTCGTCCATCCGACCGAGCCGGACACCGTCTACAACTTCCCCTTGGTGGCCGACGTGCTCCGGTTCCCGCCGGAGGGCCGCTGCCGCGTCTACCGCAGCGAGGACGCGGGCGAGACCTGGACGGGACTCGGAAACGGCTTGCCGGACAAGGGTTTCTACGCGGGTGTGCTTCGGGACGGCATGTGCGTCGACGCGCGGGACGGTATCTACTTCGGCACGCGATCCGGTGAAGTGTGGGCCGGCCCCGATGGGGGCGACACCTGGCATCAGGTGGCCGCGCATCTGCCGGACGTGCTGTGCGTCCGGGCCCAGGTGGTCTAG
- a CDS encoding threonine/serine exporter family protein, producing the protein MKINEHTKGAQHGEQSGHSAEKNQDETPERGEWLLEAPRQRDGERSIPQTRSHRPNLLRRRAWQILEAPTAEQPAVDVEEAMGPQPPDDTTVNFVLDLVLRIGEVQMSSGAGASDVTATIIALTSALGLPHCEVDVIFTSITVTCHRGTDMAPVTALRVVRSRSLDYTRLTQTETLVRRIVRGNIGAEEAQQELQRITTAPHPYPRWVATAAWGGLAAFITLILGGSIDVALVALVISAVIDRLGRFLNRFALPFFFQQVIGGLVATLSAMAIVSSNLLTTDKPTLVVAAAVTVLLSGLSTVSAVQDAITGYYVTAAGRTTETALMSAGLIAGVVLALKIAVLLGLPLTPLPEVVSSTPQQLPIIIIGSVGASACFALASYSTLRAMIVAGAAGAIGGAVYGALMLTDFQAVSSSAVAATLVGFCGGVLARRLKVTPLVVAVSGITPLLPGLSTYRGLYQLGVEPGGNISTLMTAVAIGLALAAGVVLGEYLAQPVRTGLGRLERKFAGPRMAGPLEPAERRLE; encoded by the coding sequence ATGAAGATCAACGAGCACACCAAGGGAGCCCAGCACGGCGAACAGAGCGGGCACAGTGCCGAAAAGAACCAGGACGAAACACCCGAACGTGGCGAATGGCTGCTGGAAGCGCCGCGCCAGCGTGACGGAGAGCGATCGATCCCCCAGACTCGCTCGCACCGGCCGAATCTGCTGCGCCGCCGCGCCTGGCAGATCCTCGAAGCGCCGACGGCCGAGCAGCCCGCCGTCGACGTCGAAGAGGCGATGGGCCCGCAGCCGCCGGACGACACGACGGTCAACTTCGTCCTGGATCTCGTCCTGCGCATCGGCGAGGTCCAGATGTCGAGCGGCGCCGGCGCCTCCGACGTCACCGCGACGATCATCGCGCTGACCTCCGCGCTCGGCCTCCCGCACTGCGAGGTCGACGTGATCTTCACGTCGATCACGGTGACCTGTCACCGCGGCACCGACATGGCCCCGGTCACGGCGCTGCGCGTGGTCCGTTCGCGCAGCCTCGACTACACGCGGCTGACCCAGACCGAGACCCTGGTCCGCCGGATCGTCCGCGGCAACATCGGCGCCGAGGAGGCCCAGCAGGAACTGCAGCGGATCACGACCGCGCCGCACCCGTACCCCCGTTGGGTGGCCACGGCCGCTTGGGGCGGGCTGGCCGCGTTCATCACCCTGATCCTCGGCGGCAGCATCGACGTCGCGCTGGTCGCGCTGGTGATCAGCGCGGTCATCGACCGGCTCGGCCGGTTCTTGAACCGCTTCGCGCTGCCGTTCTTCTTCCAGCAGGTGATCGGCGGCCTGGTCGCGACGTTGTCCGCGATGGCGATAGTCAGCAGCAACCTGCTCACCACGGACAAACCCACGCTGGTCGTCGCGGCGGCCGTCACCGTGCTGCTGTCCGGGCTCTCCACGGTTTCCGCCGTGCAGGACGCCATCACCGGCTACTACGTCACGGCGGCCGGGCGCACGACCGAGACCGCGCTGATGAGCGCCGGGCTGATCGCGGGCGTGGTGCTCGCACTGAAGATCGCGGTACTGCTCGGCCTGCCGCTGACGCCGCTGCCCGAGGTCGTTTCCTCGACGCCGCAACAGCTGCCGATCATCATCATCGGCAGCGTCGGCGCGTCGGCCTGCTTCGCGCTCGCCTCGTATTCGACCCTGCGCGCGATGATCGTCGCGGGAGCGGCCGGGGCGATCGGCGGCGCCGTGTACGGCGCGTTGATGCTGACCGACTTCCAGGCCGTCAGCTCCTCCGCGGTCGCCGCGACGCTGGTCGGTTTCTGCGGCGGCGTGCTCGCCAGGCGCCTCAAGGTGACGCCGCTCGTGGTGGCTGTGTCCGGCATCACGCCCCTCCTCCCCGGTCTCTCCACCTATCGTGGTCTATACCAATTGGGCGTCGAGCCCGGCGGGAACATCTCGACGCTGATGACCGCGGTCGCGATCGGGCTTGCCCTGGCAGCGGGTGTGGTACTCGGCGAATACCTGGCGCAGCCGGTGCGCACGGGGCTCGGCAGGCTGGAACGCAAATTCGCCGGGCCGCGGATGGCGGGTCCGCTGGAACCCGCCGAACGACGCTTGGAGTGA
- a CDS encoding alpha,alpha-trehalose-phosphate synthase (UDP-forming), whose protein sequence is MDDVIAETSRTASADFVVVANRLPVDLERTADGSRRWTASPGGLVSALEPFLRSRKGAWVGWPGVPDVDVEEFDDDGLVLHPVSLTSDDVRDYYEGFSNATLWPLYHDVVARPVFDRSWWESYVRVNRRFAEASAKVAAEGATVWIQDYQLQLVPAMLRELRPDLRIGFFLHIPFPPVELFMQMPWRTEIVRGLVGADLVGFHRPGGAQNFLWLARQLAGLESSRGAVGIRTRPGLMQVGDRTVRVGAFPISIDAIGLDKLAKTKGVAERAAQLRRDLGNPKKVLLGVDRLDYTKGIDLRLQALHELLHEGRVRPEDVTFVQLATPSRERVEHYQRMRGDIEQMVGRINGEFARVGHPVVHYLHQSVNRTELAAFFSAADVMVVTPLRDGMNLVCKEYVACRHDLGGSLVLSEFAGAAAELTSALLVNPHDLDGVKNALETAITLDPAEGRRRMRAMRRQVLTHDVDRWARSFLQALGAEPAD, encoded by the coding sequence GTGGACGATGTGATTGCCGAGACGAGCAGAACGGCCTCCGCGGATTTCGTGGTGGTGGCGAACCGGCTACCGGTGGACCTCGAACGGACCGCCGACGGGAGCAGGCGCTGGACGGCGAGCCCCGGCGGACTGGTGTCGGCGCTCGAGCCGTTCCTGCGGTCGCGCAAGGGAGCCTGGGTCGGGTGGCCGGGTGTGCCCGACGTCGACGTCGAGGAGTTCGACGACGACGGCCTGGTGCTGCACCCGGTCTCCCTGACGTCGGACGACGTCCGTGACTACTACGAGGGCTTCTCCAACGCGACGCTCTGGCCGCTGTACCACGACGTGGTGGCGCGGCCGGTGTTCGACCGGAGCTGGTGGGAGTCCTACGTCCGGGTGAACCGGCGCTTCGCCGAGGCGAGCGCCAAGGTCGCCGCCGAGGGCGCGACCGTGTGGATCCAGGACTACCAGCTGCAGCTGGTCCCGGCGATGCTCCGCGAACTGCGTCCCGACCTCCGGATCGGGTTCTTCCTGCACATCCCGTTCCCCCCGGTCGAGTTGTTCATGCAGATGCCGTGGCGGACGGAGATCGTCCGAGGCCTGGTCGGGGCCGACCTCGTCGGATTCCACCGGCCGGGTGGCGCGCAGAACTTCCTCTGGCTGGCGCGGCAGCTGGCCGGTCTCGAATCCAGCCGCGGCGCGGTCGGCATCCGCACCCGCCCCGGCCTGATGCAGGTCGGCGACCGCACGGTGCGGGTCGGCGCGTTCCCGATCTCCATCGACGCCATCGGCCTCGACAAACTCGCCAAGACCAAGGGCGTCGCCGAACGCGCCGCCCAGCTGCGCCGTGACCTGGGCAACCCGAAGAAGGTCCTGCTCGGCGTCGACCGGCTCGACTACACCAAGGGCATCGACCTGCGGCTGCAGGCGCTGCACGAGTTGCTGCACGAGGGCCGCGTCCGTCCGGAGGACGTCACGTTCGTCCAGCTGGCCACGCCGAGCCGCGAGCGCGTCGAGCACTACCAGCGGATGCGCGGCGACATCGAGCAGATGGTCGGGCGGATCAACGGCGAATTCGCGCGCGTAGGTCACCCGGTCGTGCATTATCTGCATCAGTCCGTGAACCGGACGGAGCTGGCCGCCTTCTTCTCCGCGGCCGACGTCATGGTGGTCACTCCCCTGCGTGACGGGATGAACCTCGTCTGCAAGGAGTACGTCGCCTGCCGCCACGACCTGGGCGGTTCGCTCGTGCTTTCGGAGTTCGCCGGCGCCGCGGCCGAGCTGACCAGTGCGCTCCTGGTCAACCCGCATGATCTGGACGGGGTGAAGAACGCCTTGGAGACTGCCATTACGCTCGACCCCGCAGAGGGACGCCGCCGTATGCGCGCCATGCGTCGACAGGTCCTCACGCATGACGTCGACCGCTGGGCGCGCTCGTTCCTCCAAGCGCTCGGTGCCGAACCGGCCGACTGA
- a CDS encoding TIGR03619 family F420-dependent LLM class oxidoreductase — MRLGFSLPVFGKAAATPGGIARYARTAEQAGAASLWVGDRLLSPVNPEVAYPGYDTMPEEFWTAQDPFTALAVAAAVTETAILGSSTINATQYQPANFARLLTSIDVASNGRLLPGLGIGWSPDEYAAVGVPMAERGKRLDDLLDLLDTWWTKDTVSHNGIGYTIPETHVHLKPVRKPPVHLAGFGERALRRVAERADGWLPVWTVPETIPADMLTSTLAKIRTDAEQAGRDPRTLGVALRVNAAPDTKPELIAESVTKIVATLAPDHTFVDLTYLTSSVEEHIDLTGRLLELTARG, encoded by the coding sequence ATGCGTCTTGGGTTCAGCCTTCCGGTGTTCGGCAAGGCGGCGGCCACACCAGGTGGGATCGCGCGGTACGCGCGTACGGCGGAGCAGGCCGGGGCGGCCAGTCTCTGGGTCGGCGACCGGTTGCTGTCGCCGGTAAACCCGGAAGTGGCCTACCCGGGCTACGACACCATGCCCGAGGAGTTTTGGACCGCCCAAGATCCGTTCACCGCACTGGCCGTCGCGGCCGCCGTGACCGAAACCGCGATCCTCGGGTCCAGCACCATCAACGCGACGCAGTACCAGCCTGCCAACTTCGCCCGGCTGCTGACCAGCATCGACGTGGCCAGCAACGGCCGTCTGCTCCCCGGCCTGGGCATCGGCTGGTCACCCGACGAATACGCGGCCGTAGGCGTTCCGATGGCGGAACGCGGCAAGCGGCTGGACGATCTGCTCGATCTTCTCGACACCTGGTGGACCAAGGACACCGTGTCACACAACGGCATCGGCTACACGATTCCGGAGACCCACGTCCACCTGAAGCCGGTACGCAAGCCGCCCGTACACCTGGCCGGGTTCGGCGAGAGGGCACTGCGCCGGGTCGCCGAGCGGGCGGATGGCTGGCTGCCGGTCTGGACGGTGCCCGAAACCATCCCCGCCGACATGCTCACCTCCACCCTGGCCAAGATCCGGACCGACGCCGAACAAGCCGGTCGCGACCCGCGGACACTGGGCGTGGCGCTGCGAGTGAACGCCGCCCCGGACACGAAGCCGGAACTCATCGCCGAGTCGGTGACGAAGATCGTCGCGACACTTGCGCCGGACCACACCTTCGTCGACCTCACCTACCTGACCAGCAGCGTGGAAGAGCACATCGACCTCACCGGCCGCCTGCTGGAACTGACCGCCCGAGGCTGA
- a CDS encoding ArsR/SmtB family transcription factor produces MDEVFKALADPSRRRLLDDLNARNGQTLRELCAGLDMARQSVSKHLAVLEAANLVTTVWRGREKLHYVNAEPINAIAERWIDRYHQGRVDALADLKKALEQEPMSTDEFVYTSYIRTTPERLWQALTDPVFTKRYWGCEFTSDWKAGSTMAWEQLGVKLEDPEQVVLESDPYRRLSYTWHTFTPEFAKSVGLDDDVSAKLQAESRSKVTFDLEPVGDMVKLTVVHDGFDQGSTALEMVKGGWPSILSSLKSLLETGEPLPEPA; encoded by the coding sequence ATGGACGAGGTCTTCAAGGCGCTGGCCGACCCGAGCAGGCGGCGGTTGCTCGACGACCTGAACGCCCGCAACGGGCAGACCCTGCGCGAGCTGTGCGCGGGGCTGGACATGGCGCGGCAGTCGGTCAGCAAGCATCTGGCCGTGCTGGAAGCGGCGAATCTGGTGACCACGGTGTGGCGTGGCCGCGAGAAGTTGCACTACGTGAACGCGGAGCCGATCAACGCGATCGCCGAGCGCTGGATCGACCGGTACCACCAGGGCCGGGTCGACGCGCTCGCCGACCTCAAGAAGGCATTGGAGCAGGAACCCATGAGCACCGACGAATTCGTGTACACCAGCTACATCAGGACGACGCCGGAGCGGCTGTGGCAGGCGCTCACCGATCCGGTCTTCACCAAGCGGTACTGGGGTTGCGAGTTCACCTCGGACTGGAAGGCCGGGTCGACGATGGCCTGGGAGCAGCTCGGCGTGAAGCTGGAGGATCCCGAACAGGTCGTCCTCGAGTCCGACCCGTATCGACGGCTGTCCTACACCTGGCACACCTTCACGCCGGAGTTCGCCAAGTCGGTCGGGCTCGACGACGACGTGTCGGCGAAGCTCCAGGCCGAGTCGCGGTCGAAGGTGACGTTCGACCTCGAACCCGTCGGCGACATGGTGAAGCTGACCGTGGTGCACGACGGTTTCGACCAGGGCAGCACCGCGCTGGAGATGGTCAAGGGCGGCTGGCCGTCGATCCTGTCGAGCCTCAAATCGCTGCTGGAGACCGGCGAGCCGCTGCCCGAACCCGCATAA
- a CDS encoding alkaline phosphatase D family protein has translation MASSVSRRSVLRAAGVTAAGTAATFTLSGASSGAEAPVFAHGVASGDPMPDSVLLWTRVTPSPEAAPGSGKGAAVDVRWEVAEDAGFTRVVARGHLRTGPERDHTVKVTAGGLCASTGYWYRFTSQGKVSQTGRTRTAPPRDEDVESLRFGVVSCANWAVGHFAPYGYLAGRDDLDAFIHLGDYLYEGNPNPAGDLRPSVPPNELITLADYRQRHAMYKTDEHLRRLHARHPMIATWDDHEAADNAWSGGSPSHDPATEGDWADRMRAAHRAYFEWMPVRHRGDRLYRRLKFGKLADLTMLDLRTYRTRQPGPVSADDTILGADQRQWFLDGLARGTASWNLIGNSVMVTPIKIPALPTRERLALDDLLDGQPTTVNTDQWDGYTADRRRVLDTIAAQGRGNTVFLTGDVHSSWANDVPRDGASVAVEFVCPSVTSDNIDEQLGVPPRTGSLKVEAAIRALNPHVRFVELDSHGPAVLEVTPDAVRMNWYYVADRRDPATAVTFAHAFRTVAGDPRVRPAER, from the coding sequence ATGGCGTCCTCTGTGAGCAGGCGTTCCGTTCTTCGCGCGGCCGGTGTGACAGCTGCCGGAACCGCGGCGACATTCACCCTTTCGGGTGCATCTAGCGGGGCGGAAGCCCCGGTTTTCGCGCACGGGGTCGCCTCGGGTGACCCCATGCCCGATTCGGTCCTTCTCTGGACCCGGGTCACGCCTTCGCCCGAGGCCGCTCCGGGATCCGGAAAAGGGGCGGCGGTGGACGTCCGGTGGGAGGTGGCCGAGGACGCCGGATTCACCCGCGTCGTCGCTCGCGGTCACCTTCGGACCGGCCCGGAACGCGACCACACGGTGAAGGTGACGGCCGGCGGGCTGTGCGCGTCGACCGGGTACTGGTACCGGTTCACGTCTCAGGGGAAGGTCTCGCAGACCGGCCGGACCCGCACGGCGCCTCCGCGCGACGAGGACGTCGAGAGCCTGCGCTTCGGCGTGGTCTCGTGTGCGAACTGGGCTGTCGGTCACTTCGCCCCCTACGGCTATCTGGCCGGCCGCGACGATCTGGACGCCTTCATTCACCTGGGTGACTACCTCTACGAAGGGAATCCCAACCCTGCGGGTGATCTCCGGCCGTCGGTACCGCCCAACGAGTTGATCACCCTCGCGGACTACCGGCAACGTCACGCGATGTACAAGACCGACGAGCACCTGCGGCGCCTCCACGCCCGGCATCCGATGATCGCGACCTGGGACGACCACGAGGCCGCCGACAACGCCTGGTCCGGCGGATCGCCGTCACACGACCCGGCGACCGAGGGCGACTGGGCGGACCGGATGCGGGCCGCGCACCGGGCGTACTTCGAATGGATGCCGGTGCGGCATCGCGGCGACCGGCTGTACCGGCGGCTGAAGTTCGGGAAGCTGGCCGACCTGACCATGCTGGACCTGCGGACGTACCGGACGCGGCAGCCCGGCCCGGTCTCGGCGGACGACACCATCCTCGGCGCCGATCAGCGGCAGTGGTTCCTGGACGGCCTCGCACGCGGGACCGCGTCCTGGAACCTGATCGGGAACTCGGTGATGGTCACGCCCATCAAGATCCCCGCGCTGCCCACGCGCGAACGGCTCGCGCTCGACGACCTGCTCGACGGCCAGCCGACCACGGTCAACACCGACCAATGGGACGGCTACACCGCCGACCGCCGACGGGTCCTCGACACCATCGCCGCGCAAGGCCGGGGCAACACGGTGTTCCTGACCGGCGACGTCCACTCGTCGTGGGCGAACGACGTGCCGCGAGACGGAGCGAGCGTCGCCGTCGAGTTCGTCTGCCCGTCGGTCACCTCGGACAACATCGACGAGCAGCTCGGCGTCCCGCCGCGGACCGGCTCGCTGAAGGTCGAAGCCGCGATCCGCGCGCTGAACCCGCACGTGCGCTTCGTGGAACTCGACTCGCACGGTCCGGCCGTCCTCGAGGTGACCCCGGACGCCGTTCGGATGAACTGGTACTACGTCGCCGACCGCCGGGACCCGGCGACCGCCGTGACGTTCGCGCACGCCTTCCGGACGGTGGCCGGGGACCCGCGGGTGCGCCCTGCGGAGCGCTGA
- a CDS encoding MoaD/ThiS family protein, which translates to MVRVLLPAMLRSLAGGEATLDVDAPTLDAVLDSLGAGFPALERRLRDETGALRRYVNFYVDGEECRRLDGAKTSLAEVKEVQIIPSVAGG; encoded by the coding sequence ATGGTCCGGGTCCTGCTGCCCGCGATGCTGCGGTCGCTCGCGGGCGGAGAGGCGACGCTCGACGTCGACGCCCCGACGCTCGACGCGGTCCTGGACTCGCTCGGCGCCGGTTTTCCCGCTCTGGAACGGCGTTTGCGCGACGAGACGGGTGCGCTGCGGCGCTATGTGAACTTCTATGTGGACGGTGAGGAATGCCGACGGCTTGATGGGGCGAAGACCTCACTCGCCGAGGTGAAGGAGGTCCAGATCATTCCGTCGGTCGCCGGGGGCTGA